The proteins below come from a single Stomoxys calcitrans chromosome 1, idStoCalc2.1, whole genome shotgun sequence genomic window:
- the LOC106084820 gene encoding titin, with translation MWKYGVILLCLSGYCLAGPVGLKKNMPIGLHQRANDAASSMESTMAESESTSTAAASEPSSAEMMIMSSLTLPSNATSIRSEITDNFSCANKTYGYYADVDNDCQIFHVCLPVTYADGKENTFRWSFICPEETVFSQDSFTCMRPEDMTITCEDSLSYYELNRNFGMVESEGEKENNEKPAAEAAEEMNENQPEVMEPVVIKTEPVRPVEQVNKVMQKPMRRKPALAYATQKKPMRKVPQTQPEMNSIVSEQEIIDTSEPLKPSVQEEEIKPVVQKIISRRPVPVMSNSFKDKLQNSKIDTTNSLRSDLFNQKRKRPTMFNKKPADQPAVEQTEQPAEEPALEETQKKVTEQSFSPMESDMSNSNIASQVADSKIEGSQIQEVYLKPEETPEEEIAAQMPVQSEAEYPAQVLEAFEEIPAVIAEVMESTQAEEDKPEQQISAAEDIPKNEDSISSDVDSETSQDSAMAQATIAMEEELQSAEETQHGQETLKLNEEVPETQNAEEDHIHEDNQTAKETPNAEEIPNSQEIQTAEEIMNAEEPKPAEEPNNGDAETQDINEAIEETQNVEEVQAAQEMPTVEETHHSEEEIQTADQNSKEEEQKNGEAQTVEETHMVESAPDMENTKLDEEAQIMDQAAEESEIVDQTLTAEETPKAEEAEASEDMKTEEETEQKVAAEAIMENEASGEAMAIQNSETEPEEVKPIDDEFIKAEEMSPMIEVSATDDKLSPEESQPAAEMEQTKSTDVEMAEQQPAMILAEPAIFEENSEEAAAPPALQTLEEMEAEKPDHVPESMPATEEMSQQDPIVQQMFQEKNEEDDNKKQTIGGFKPVDPVMAAEAEQLIADFINTLRNNDFANEKPGMPIMEIAMNQEPEKSMESDDVAQPQIIETPVYAEEDKTVENEEDSMNNQEEKDTAQSMDMNMDMDKASENNEMGSLKSSEVSEESQQSDTMPVQVPEMIMSHMPEHIYQIPVEVVASEAEEVMPDMHQQIQSEEQTNTIAEEMPIQSNEDEPHEMENPAVLMGGYKPLSIDDIVELVKERLDQKPQDELETPMQLEQVLNEAKPNVEEEASASAGEAEQTAVAAESQEEIVMPIYHRLAEPTKVDAGVQTDIQDESSVAAEEEKDMVAAPSTTQEKSNRSYRSRSMLSAKLDPRKRRFLFRSDES, from the exons AAAAATATGCCAATTGGTCTTCATCAACGTGCTAATGATGCTGCCTCATCAATGGAGAGCACCATGGCTGAGAGTGAGAGTACCAGTACTGCTGCTGCTTCCGAGCCCAGTTCTGCGGAAATGATGATTATGTCTTCCCTGACATTGCCCAGCAATGCCACCTCCATTAGGTCCGAAATTACTGACAACTTTTCTTGTGCCAACAAAACCTATGGCTACTATGCCGATGTGGACAATGATTGTCAGATCTTCCATGTATGCTTGCCCGTTACCTATGCTGATGGCAAGGAGAACACTTTCCGTTGGTCATTCATATGTCCCGAGGAAACAGTGTTCAGTCAG GACTCATTCACCTGCATGCGTCCCGAGGATATGACAATTACGTGTGAAGATTCTTTAAGTTACTACGAATTAAATCGTAACTTTGGCATGGTGGAGTCAGAAGGTGAAAAGGAGAATAATGAGAAACCGGCAGCAGAAGCTGCTGAGGAAATGAATGAGAATCAACCTGAGGTAATGGAGCCTGTGGTTATTAAAACTGAGCCTGTGAGACCAGTTGAGCAAGTCAATAAAGTGATGCAGAAACCAATGCGCCGTAAACCTGCCTTGGCTTATGCCACTCAGAAGAAACCCATGCGTAAAGTTCCTCAAACACAACCGGAGATGAACTCCATTGTAAGTGAACAGGAAATCATTGATACCAGTGAGCCATTGAAGCCCTCAGTGCAAGAAGAAGAAATTAAGCCTGTAGTGCAAAAGATCATTAGCAGACGACCAGTTCCTGTGATGTCAAATAGCTTCAAGGATAAATTGCAAAATTCCAAAATAGACACTACGAACTCTTTGCGCTCTGATTTGTTCAATCAAAAACGTAAACGTCCCACCATGTTCAATAAAAAACCAGCCGACCAACCTGCTGTAGAGCAAACAGAGCAACCAGCCGAAGAGCCCGCCTTAGAGGAAACTCAGAAAAAAGTTACCGAACAGAGTTTTTCCCCAATGGAATCTGATATGTCAAACAGCAATATTGCATCTCAAGTGGCCGACTCCAAAATTGAAGGCTCGCAAATTCAGGAAGTTTATTTAAAGCCTGAAGAAACTCCCGAAGAGGAGATTGCTGCGCAAATGCCTGTTCAGTCTGAAGCCGAATATCCTGCCCAAGTTTTGGAAGCCTTTGAAGAAATTCCTGCTGTTATTGCTGAAGTAATGGAATCCACACAAGCTGAAGAGGACAAACCAGAGCAACAAATAAGTGCTGCCGAAGATATTCCGAAAAACGAAGATTCCATTTCAAGTGATGTTGATAGTGAAACTTCCCAGGATTCTGCAATGGCACAAGCAACCATTGCCATGGAAGAGGAGTTACAGTCTGCTGAAGAAACGCAACATGGGCAAGAGACTCTAAAACTGAATGAAGAAGTGCCAGAAACTCAAAATGCCGAAGAAGATCACATACATGAGGATAATCAAACTGCCAAAGAAACCCCAAATGCTGAAGAAATTCCAAATAGTCAAGAAATCCAAACTGCCGAAGAAATCATGAATGCCGAAGAACCAAAACCAGCTGAAGAGCCCAATAATGGTGATGCCGAAACCCAAGACATCAATGAAGCTATTGAAGAAACCCAAAATGTTGAGGAAGTTCAGGCCGCCCAAGAAATGCCAACTGTGGAGGAGACTCATCACTCAGAAGAAGAAATTCAGACTGCTGACCAAAATTCAAAAGAAGAAGAGCAAAAAAATGGTGAAGCTCAGACAGTAGAAGAAACTCATATGGTTGAAAGTGCCCCGGATATGGAAAACACTAAGTTGGATGAAGAAGCCCAAATAATGGATCAAGCTGCTGAGGAAAGTGAAATTGTGGATCAAACTCTAACAGCTGAAGAAACACCAAAAGCTGAGGAAGCAGAGGCCAGCGAAGATATGAAAACTGAAGAAGAAACAGAACAAAAAGTTGCTGCCGAAGCAATTATGGAAAATGAAGCCAGTGGAGAAGCCATGGCAATTCAAAATTCTGAAACAGAGCCTGAAGAAGTGAAACCCATTGATGATGAGTTCATCAAAGCAGAAGAAATGTCCCCAATGATTGAAGTGTCCGCTACTGATGACAAACTGTCACCTGAAGAATCACAACCTGCTGCAGAAATGGAACAGACAAAGTCTACCGATGTCGAAATGGCAGAGCAACAACCGGCTATGATTCTCGCCGAACCtgcaatttttgaagaaaattccgAAGAAGCTGCCGCCCCGCCTGCTTTGCAAACCCTCGAAGAAATGGAGGCCGAGAAGCCCGATCATGTTCCTGAATCCATGCCAGCTACCGAGGAAATGTCCCAACAGGATCCCATTGTCCAGCAAATGTTCCAAGAGAAAAATGAGGAGGATGATAACAAGAAACAAACCATAGGAGGTTTTAAGCCTGTCGATCCCGTAATGGCTGCTGAAGCTGAACAATTAATTGCGGACTTCATTAACACTCTAAGGAACAATGATTTTGCCAATGAGAAACCCGGAATGCCAATCATGGAGATTGCCATGAATCAGGAACCCGAAAAGAGTATGGAATCTGATGATGTAGcacaaccacaaatcattgAAACTCCAGTGTACGCTGAAGAGGACAAAACCGTGGAAAACGAAGAGGATTCCATGAATAACCAAGAAGAGAAAGACACAGCTCAGTCCATGGATAtgaatatggatatggataaaGCCAGTGAAAACAATGAAATGGGCTCTCTAAAGTCCTCGGAAGTCAGCGAAGAATCGCAACAATCTGATACGATGCCAGTTCAGGTTCCTGAAATGATTATGTCCCATATGCCCGAGCATATATATCAAATCCCTGTTGAAGTTGTTGCctcagaggctgaagaagtaatgCCTGATATGCACCAACAAATACAGTCGGAGGAGCAAACAAACACCATTGCAGAAGAAATGCCTATCCAATCCAATGAGGATGAACCACATGAAATGGAAAATCCAGCCGTTTTAATGGGTGGCTATAAGCCTTTGAGCATAGATGACATTGTGGAATTGGTTAAGGAACGTTTAGATCAAAAGCCCCAGGATGAATTGGAGACCCCCATGCAATTGGAGCAGGTTTTGAATGAGGCAAAACCCAATGTTGAGGAAGAGGCTTCAGCATCTGCTGGGGAAGCTGAACAAACAGCTGTTGCTGCAGAATCCCAAGAGGAAATTGTTATGCCCATTTATCATAGATTAGCCGAACCCACCAAAGTTGATGCTGGGGTTCAAACTGACATTCAGGATGAGTCATCGGTGGCTGCTGAGGAAGAGAAGGATATGGTAGCAGCTCCCTCGACCACTCAAGAGAAATCAAATCGTTCCTATAGATCTCGCAGTATGTTAAGCGCCAAATTGGATCCTCGCAAACGTCGTTTCCTTTTCCGATCAGATGAAAGCTAA